One genomic window of Leptospira paudalimensis includes the following:
- the rpsO gene encoding 30S ribosomal protein S15 codes for MITKEQKQQIIATFGSKPNDTGSAEVQIALLDSRIKDLTEHFKANKKDFHSRRGLIAMVNQRKSLLEYLKRSNLESYKKLIEKLGLRK; via the coding sequence ATGATCACAAAAGAACAAAAACAGCAGATCATTGCTACATTCGGTAGCAAACCAAACGACACAGGTTCTGCAGAAGTACAAATCGCTCTTCTCGACTCTCGTATTAAAGACCTTACGGAACACTTCAAAGCAAATAAGAAGGATTTCCACTCTCGCCGTGGCCTAATCGCTATGGTAAACCAGAGAAAGAGTTTGTTGGAATACCTCAAACGTTCCAACTTAGAAAGTTATAAAAAGCTGATTGAAAAACTCGGCCTTAGGAAGTAA
- the truB gene encoding tRNA pseudouridine(55) synthase TruB, translated as MAKPYRSGFLFVYKPPGITSSDLVLKTKRLLNQKSVGHTGTLDRFAEGLLILPCGDYTAFSQVFLGKDKTYLAEVIVGYRTDSGDPDGMVEVDERESSLQKFESLFSIQRLEEELQNLKKLTTQKAPKISALKVGGKRQSDLFREGTAVEEKERAITIHSVKDIQKTEFGFSFRVHVSSGTYIRKLVLDLSDKWGIPLSLGRLVRESIGEYNVSGAKTLEEVTASDLKDWKEVFPLPLRIVDETEKKAVIHGGYIWDKLPKADSLGFYIVDADEATILAWCSYEEKPNHIPYRYRKVFFDPSAKIMFSK; from the coding sequence ATGGCAAAACCCTACCGATCTGGATTTTTATTTGTTTATAAACCACCTGGGATTACCAGTTCTGATTTGGTTCTAAAGACCAAACGTTTGTTAAACCAAAAATCTGTGGGGCATACGGGAACTCTTGACCGATTTGCCGAAGGCCTACTCATTCTCCCGTGTGGGGACTATACTGCTTTCTCCCAAGTATTCCTCGGAAAAGACAAAACCTATTTGGCAGAAGTGATCGTGGGATACCGCACGGATTCAGGAGACCCAGATGGAATGGTGGAAGTTGACGAAAGGGAATCCTCTCTTCAAAAATTTGAATCTCTTTTTTCCATCCAAAGATTGGAAGAAGAACTACAAAACCTCAAAAAACTCACAACTCAGAAAGCACCCAAAATCTCAGCTCTGAAAGTAGGAGGCAAACGCCAGTCTGATCTCTTCCGGGAAGGGACTGCGGTGGAAGAAAAGGAACGTGCTATCACCATCCATTCGGTAAAAGACATCCAAAAAACAGAATTTGGGTTTTCGTTTCGGGTCCATGTTAGTTCTGGAACCTACATTCGAAAACTAGTCCTTGATCTTTCCGACAAATGGGGGATTCCACTTTCCCTCGGTAGGCTTGTACGAGAATCGATCGGTGAGTACAATGTCAGTGGTGCCAAAACGTTGGAAGAGGTCACGGCAAGTGACCTCAAAGACTGGAAAGAAGTATTCCCTTTGCCGTTACGGATTGTGGACGAAACCGAAAAAAAAGCGGTAATCCACGGGGGTTATATCTGGGACAAACTCCCGAAAGCCGATTCCCTTGGGTTTTACATCGTGGATGCAGACGAGGCCACCATCCTTGCTTGGTGTTCTTACGAAGAGAAACCGAACCACATTCCTTACCGCTACCGAAAAGTATTTTTTGACCCTTCTGCAAAAATTATGTTTTCTAAATGA
- the rbfA gene encoding 30S ribosome-binding factor RbfA, whose translation MNPIRMKKLESEIIRLISSAILEGKVKDPRVFLPSFHRIEISEDLRYAKVYFTALCNNNERKKLTQGLVSCAGFLSSLVGKNLHLHTNPKFSFVWDNNYIKSLEVNRLIDESAPKTLFEELHPDAADEDTTDTDEEKDSSRKDKEAE comes from the coding sequence ATGAATCCCATTCGAATGAAAAAACTCGAATCGGAGATCATTCGCCTCATCTCGTCTGCGATTCTGGAAGGAAAGGTAAAAGACCCACGGGTCTTTTTGCCAAGTTTCCATCGCATTGAAATCAGCGAAGACTTACGGTATGCGAAAGTATACTTCACTGCCCTTTGTAATAACAACGAAAGAAAAAAACTCACACAAGGACTTGTTTCTTGTGCGGGATTTTTGTCCTCGCTTGTCGGAAAAAACCTTCACTTGCATACGAACCCAAAGTTTAGTTTTGTCTGGGATAATAACTACATCAAAAGTTTAGAAGTGAACCGCCTCATCGATGAATCGGCTCCGAAAACACTTTTTGAAGAACTCCATCCCGATGCAGCGGATGAGGATACGACGGATACGGATGAAGAGAAAGACTCTTCCCGGAAAGACAAAGAGGCAGAATAA
- the infB gene encoding translation initiation factor IF-2 codes for MEEQKSIKETLQQGASGDKTKKKLVIKKKAAPSDEKKESSSQGQQQAAEVKQPSTSGGDKKKDLNELIREEAKRQGLGSGPQAPSQASPIVSRPERKPEPLPQAEREKPQMDRKPESILSGDTSSPNYRSGGGQGGGNQGYFRKEDRNPIVSRPTTPRPQRQDGQGGGYQGNRGPGQGGGYQGNRGPGQGGPGGGYQGNRGPGQGGGYQGNRGPGQGGPGGGYQGNRGPGQGGGYQGNRGPGQGGPGGGYQGNRGARPIGQGGPGSGRPPGDAPFGAPPGGLPGAGGPGGAKKKVFDKEKGGREENENTKFFKQSFRKQKAQAAALAAVPKEISILENIQVGEIAKKLNLKPGEVISKLMKMGMMVTINNVIDAETASILADDYGCKVKIVSLYDETVIEEEKDDPADYITRPPVVTIMGHVDHGKTKLLDTIRSSRVAEGESGGITQHIGAYQVETERGKIAFLDTPGHEAFTSMRARGASVTDIVVLVVAADDGVMPQTIEAINHAKEAEVPIIVAVNKIDLPAANPEKVRQELSNYGLQPEEWGGTTIFCDISAKSNIGIDKLLEMLIIQAELLDHKANPKRKAKGTIVEAKLDPGRGAVATVLIQNGTLRVGDAFVAGVHAGRVRAMYDDLGRSIKEAGPSFPALVTGLDGVPDAGAPFDVVIDDKEARTISHSRQDYERLGQSKNAATRVTLDNMSEIIKQGALKELKVIIKADVRGSTEAVKEALEKLSTADVRLNVIHAGTGAIVDSDIILASASNAIVIGFHTRANPKTVSLAEKEKVEIKYYSIIYDVVNEVKASMEGMLEPEKVENIIGKVEIRDVFKISKVGNIAGCMVKSGKVTKQAYVRVISSETGEITWEGKIKNLKRMKDDVADVLTGFECGILLDGFNDFSVGDEIEAYEIREIARKL; via the coding sequence ATGGAAGAGCAAAAATCGATAAAAGAAACCCTCCAGCAGGGAGCCAGTGGTGACAAAACCAAGAAAAAACTTGTCATCAAGAAAAAAGCGGCCCCTTCTGATGAGAAAAAAGAATCCAGTTCCCAAGGCCAACAACAAGCGGCGGAAGTGAAACAACCTTCCACTTCTGGTGGGGACAAAAAAAAGGATTTAAACGAACTCATTCGTGAAGAAGCTAAACGACAAGGTCTCGGATCCGGTCCGCAAGCTCCTTCCCAAGCCTCTCCGATTGTATCTCGCCCTGAAAGAAAACCGGAACCTCTTCCGCAAGCCGAAAGAGAAAAACCGCAGATGGACCGCAAACCGGAATCCATTCTTTCTGGGGACACATCTTCGCCAAACTACCGTTCTGGTGGTGGTCAAGGTGGTGGAAACCAAGGTTATTTTAGAAAAGAAGATCGTAATCCCATTGTAAGCCGACCAACGACTCCACGTCCGCAAAGACAAGATGGACAAGGTGGTGGTTACCAAGGGAATCGTGGCCCAGGACAGGGTGGCGGATACCAAGGAAACAGAGGCCCAGGCCAAGGTGGTCCGGGTGGTGGTTACCAAGGGAATCGTGGTCCAGGACAGGGCGGCGGATACCAAGGAAACAGAGGCCCAGGCCAAGGTGGTCCGGGTGGTGGTTACCAAGGGAATCGTGGTCCAGGACAGGGCGGCGGATACCAAGGAAACAGAGGCCCAGGCCAAGGTGGTCCAGGTGGTGGTTACCAAGGGAACCGTGGTGCAAGACCGATTGGCCAAGGTGGACCTGGTAGTGGTAGACCACCAGGTGATGCTCCGTTCGGTGCTCCTCCGGGAGGACTTCCTGGTGCAGGTGGACCAGGTGGTGCCAAAAAGAAAGTATTCGATAAAGAAAAAGGCGGAAGGGAAGAAAATGAAAACACTAAGTTTTTCAAACAATCCTTTCGTAAACAAAAGGCACAAGCAGCAGCTCTTGCCGCTGTACCAAAAGAAATCTCAATTTTAGAAAACATCCAAGTGGGTGAGATTGCTAAAAAACTAAACCTCAAACCGGGGGAAGTGATTAGTAAACTCATGAAAATGGGGATGATGGTAACGATCAATAATGTGATCGATGCCGAAACTGCTTCCATCCTTGCTGACGATTACGGCTGTAAGGTGAAGATTGTTTCACTTTATGATGAAACCGTCATCGAGGAAGAAAAAGACGATCCAGCAGATTACATCACTCGTCCTCCAGTTGTCACGATTATGGGTCACGTTGACCATGGTAAAACAAAACTCCTCGATACCATTCGGTCTTCCCGAGTGGCAGAAGGGGAATCTGGTGGAATCACACAGCACATTGGTGCCTACCAAGTAGAAACGGAACGTGGAAAAATCGCCTTCCTTGATACTCCAGGTCACGAAGCTTTTACTTCGATGAGAGCACGTGGTGCGTCTGTGACAGACATTGTTGTCCTCGTTGTTGCTGCCGATGATGGGGTGATGCCTCAAACCATTGAAGCGATTAACCACGCCAAAGAAGCAGAAGTTCCTATCATTGTTGCGGTCAACAAAATTGACCTTCCAGCAGCAAACCCAGAAAAGGTGAGACAAGAACTTTCGAATTATGGATTACAACCAGAAGAATGGGGTGGAACTACCATCTTCTGTGATATATCAGCAAAAAGTAATATTGGAATTGATAAACTCCTTGAGATGCTCATCATCCAAGCAGAACTCTTAGACCACAAAGCCAATCCGAAACGAAAAGCAAAAGGAACCATTGTAGAAGCAAAACTCGATCCAGGTCGTGGTGCTGTGGCAACGGTTCTCATCCAAAACGGAACTCTCCGTGTGGGTGATGCGTTTGTTGCGGGAGTGCATGCAGGACGTGTTCGTGCGATGTATGACGACCTTGGTCGTTCCATCAAAGAAGCGGGCCCATCCTTTCCAGCTCTTGTAACGGGTCTCGACGGAGTTCCTGATGCAGGGGCTCCATTTGATGTGGTGATCGATGACAAAGAAGCACGAACCATCTCTCATAGCCGTCAAGATTATGAAAGACTCGGCCAATCAAAAAATGCTGCCACTCGTGTGACACTCGACAATATGAGTGAGATCATCAAACAAGGTGCCCTCAAAGAACTCAAAGTCATCATCAAAGCAGACGTTCGTGGATCGACAGAAGCGGTCAAAGAAGCTCTTGAAAAACTTTCGACTGCAGATGTTCGCCTCAATGTGATCCATGCAGGAACAGGTGCGATTGTAGATTCCGATATCATCCTTGCTTCAGCATCAAATGCAATCGTGATTGGTTTCCATACTCGTGCGAATCCGAAAACGGTTTCCCTTGCTGAGAAAGAAAAAGTCGAAATCAAATACTATAGCATCATCTACGATGTGGTGAATGAAGTGAAAGCTTCCATGGAAGGAATGCTCGAACCTGAAAAAGTGGAAAACATCATTGGTAAAGTCGAAATTCGCGATGTATTCAAAATCTCCAAAGTGGGGAACATCGCAGGTTGTATGGTGAAATCCGGTAAGGTAACCAAACAAGCATACGTTCGTGTGATTTCCAGCGAAACAGGTGAGATCACTTGGGAAGGGAAAATCAAAAACCTCAAACGTATGAAAGACGATGTGGCTGATGTCCTCACTGGATTTGAGTGTGGTATCTTACTCGATGGATTCAATGACTTCTCAGTGGGTGACGAGATCGAAGCATACGAGATTCGCGAGATTGCTCGTAAACTGTAA
- the nusA gene encoding transcription termination factor NusA: protein MATKQATKETGLFEAIQQFCQDKSLDKDLVYGVIRDSLLAAYRKKVGLEAETDDRCQVEFGSDNKNEIIISVLRDVVEGKTTNPLEISLEDAVKIDPKIEVGNQIRVFEKPQDLSRVLSSQAKQMVFQRLRDMEKELLYQEYKSKEGELTHGYFQRWKKDIMSIDLGKVEGIMLKKDQNPGEKYRQGDRLKAIISRVELRPREPMPVITLSRASGDFVKKLFEMEIPEVYDGIVEIRDVARIPSYRTKVVVTTSKSDVDPVGACVGMKGVRIQAIVRELGNERIDIVLHSDEPSVFIANAISPAKPVEVHVDRKRGDALVIVPDESLSLAIGINGSNVKLVSQLSGFKIDIKTVSQYNQELASPEAREKLDRLFNAQQEAMEESEDNYNQSGQEEEEEDSGYTPLSEIPGLTPRIVGLLEAGGIKNVETLLEFSQEELSKISGIGKTTAEQILRLLRESIEWVEEG from the coding sequence ATGGCGACAAAACAAGCAACGAAAGAAACTGGGCTATTCGAAGCCATCCAACAATTCTGTCAGGATAAATCTCTTGATAAAGATCTCGTATACGGTGTCATCCGCGACTCACTCCTTGCCGCCTATCGCAAAAAAGTCGGTTTAGAAGCGGAAACCGACGATCGTTGCCAAGTTGAATTTGGTTCCGACAATAAAAATGAAATCATCATCTCTGTGTTACGCGATGTCGTAGAAGGGAAAACAACAAACCCACTAGAAATTTCTTTGGAAGATGCTGTTAAAATCGATCCAAAAATTGAAGTGGGAAACCAAATCCGAGTGTTTGAAAAACCACAAGACTTGTCTAGGGTACTCTCGAGCCAAGCAAAACAAATGGTATTCCAACGCCTCCGCGATATGGAAAAAGAATTACTCTACCAAGAATATAAATCCAAAGAAGGGGAACTCACACACGGGTACTTCCAACGTTGGAAAAAAGACATCATGTCCATCGACCTAGGTAAGGTAGAAGGCATCATGCTGAAAAAAGACCAAAACCCTGGGGAAAAATACCGCCAAGGGGACCGTCTCAAAGCCATCATTTCTCGTGTAGAACTAAGGCCCCGCGAACCAATGCCAGTGATCACACTTTCCCGTGCCTCTGGTGACTTTGTGAAAAAACTCTTTGAAATGGAAATCCCGGAAGTGTATGATGGGATTGTCGAGATTAGAGATGTTGCCCGCATTCCATCTTACAGAACTAAGGTGGTCGTGACCACAAGTAAGTCTGATGTTGACCCAGTGGGAGCTTGTGTGGGAATGAAAGGGGTTCGGATCCAAGCGATTGTTAGGGAACTAGGAAACGAAAGGATTGACATTGTCCTCCATTCCGATGAGCCGAGCGTTTTTATCGCCAATGCGATTTCTCCTGCTAAACCTGTCGAAGTGCATGTGGATAGAAAACGTGGGGACGCCCTAGTGATTGTTCCTGATGAATCTTTATCACTTGCGATTGGGATCAACGGGTCCAATGTCAAATTAGTGTCTCAACTTTCGGGATTTAAAATCGACATCAAAACTGTATCACAATACAACCAAGAACTCGCGTCGCCTGAAGCACGCGAAAAATTAGACCGACTTTTCAATGCACAACAAGAAGCAATGGAAGAATCGGAAGACAATTACAACCAATCGGGACAAGAAGAAGAGGAAGAAGATTCTGGTTACACACCTCTTTCTGAAATCCCGGGTCTCACACCAAGAATCGTTGGCCTTTTAGAGGCTGGTGGGATCAAAAATGTGGAAACCCTTCTCGAGTTCAGCCAGGAAGAACTTTCGAAAATTTCCGGAATCGGAAAAACCACGGCAGAACAAATTTTACGTCTGTTACGTGAGTCAATCGAATGGGTAGAAGAGGGTTAA
- the rimP gene encoding ribosome maturation factor RimP, with amino-acid sequence MVYTEENIRELILRVLAPPLALFSLQVQNRKNHALIEIELDHLTDKTGSASLEDCETVSRRLKEELDQWGEEFDFTLQVSSAGAERVLRLPEDLIRFQGLLAKLEVPLESGKWDKRLFRLGPVSGDSVELTLYDRKTRHKKNQKSVSMPIAEIRKGNLYLEI; translated from the coding sequence TTGGTATATACCGAGGAAAACATCAGAGAACTGATTTTACGAGTTCTCGCTCCACCTCTAGCGCTTTTTTCGCTCCAAGTACAGAATCGGAAAAACCACGCCCTCATTGAGATAGAACTTGATCATCTCACAGACAAAACTGGCTCTGCTAGTTTAGAAGATTGTGAGACTGTGTCTAGGAGACTCAAAGAGGAGCTGGACCAATGGGGAGAGGAATTTGATTTCACTCTCCAAGTCTCCTCCGCGGGAGCAGAACGTGTATTACGTTTGCCGGAGGATTTAATTCGTTTCCAAGGACTTTTAGCAAAACTAGAAGTGCCGCTGGAATCAGGGAAATGGGACAAACGATTATTTCGTTTGGGACCGGTTTCGGGGGATTCCGTTGAGCTTACGCTTTACGATCGTAAAACTCGACACAAAAAGAACCAAAAATCGGTATCTATGCCCATCGCAGAAATACGAAAGGGAAATTTGTATTTAGAAATTTAA
- a CDS encoding LIC_12708 family protein, with protein MRPLYFSLLLFVSVSCLRFRVENLKEEILFRIPLGATNETFEGVVVNQVLTNVPLTIPTSSNISALADNKQSVIKLFDRNGRLDATIGNPDFKSVAGIPHYPFRFGGIGIVAMNEDGDLVVQNRISSKGMELPPGQENLYKTYSGAFSTQGTTVLPSFLVQITQKGVVKFMLGASGKNSEPFRYIESILPGEGDKLFVYHRIAEEMRLSYFEEGELKGNLKESTLDVFNSNDAKEYDITLDKLLPHPEGEYVLGSFSYDSKKDKRFKFRRIYRFQFDSKQSKLLKEIQDPSEILFSIRNNGEFYIWETEDGGNSVRLQVHDKEGNHINNKRIPFSSPRGQWRETYTDAFDTIYSVRIRAGALEVYRWI; from the coding sequence ATGAGACCCCTGTATTTTAGCCTCCTTCTTTTTGTTTCCGTTTCCTGCTTACGTTTTCGTGTTGAAAACCTAAAAGAAGAAATCCTCTTCCGAATCCCCCTCGGGGCGACAAATGAAACCTTTGAAGGTGTGGTGGTAAACCAGGTATTGACCAATGTTCCCTTAACCATCCCAACATCCTCGAATATCTCGGCCCTTGCCGACAACAAACAATCAGTCATCAAACTCTTTGATCGGAATGGTAGGCTCGATGCCACCATCGGAAACCCAGATTTCAAATCAGTCGCTGGGATCCCCCATTACCCATTTCGTTTTGGTGGGATCGGGATTGTGGCCATGAATGAAGACGGTGACCTCGTGGTCCAAAACCGAATTTCTTCCAAAGGGATGGAACTCCCACCTGGACAAGAGAATTTATACAAAACCTACAGTGGTGCTTTTTCCACACAAGGGACAACGGTGCTTCCTTCCTTTCTTGTGCAAATCACACAGAAAGGGGTAGTGAAATTTATGTTAGGTGCATCTGGAAAAAACTCAGAACCATTCCGTTACATTGAATCCATTTTACCAGGTGAAGGGGACAAATTATTCGTATACCATCGAATTGCAGAAGAGATGCGACTCTCCTATTTTGAAGAAGGAGAACTCAAAGGGAACTTAAAAGAATCTACTTTGGATGTTTTTAATAGTAATGATGCCAAAGAATATGACATCACTTTAGACAAACTTCTCCCCCACCCAGAAGGTGAGTATGTCCTCGGTTCTTTTAGTTATGATTCCAAAAAAGACAAACGGTTTAAATTTCGTCGTATTTACAGATTCCAATTTGATTCCAAACAATCTAAACTTTTAAAAGAAATCCAAGACCCTTCGGAGATTTTATTTTCCATCCGTAATAATGGTGAGTTCTACATCTGGGAAACCGAAGATGGTGGAAACTCAGTTCGCCTCCAAGTACATGACAAAGAAGGCAATCATATCAATAACAAACGAATTCCCTTTTCAAGCCCGAGAGGACAATGGAGAGAAACATACACGGATGCCTTTGATACCATCTATTCCGTTCGTATTCGAGCTGGTGCTTTAGAAGTGTATCGCTGGATTTAG
- a CDS encoding NAD(P)H-hydrate epimerase, with amino-acid sequence MKQIPLFTNKESKTLDSLAISALGFSEQTLMGMAALSVFHANEDLWKTAESIWIVCGSGGNGGDGYALAHTLFQEGYDVKVYQTSPNKNIAGKFYESLVKSTLGSISDLQKFETDLEVGEADSVLLVDALLGTGFQSPITSELKSTIEAINDSDVIFYRLSLDTPSGWDPYHLGNQSKENPIFVYSDSIEELGTRKWENVGYIYEKDNLIPRYYESIGFPIRTHLTDANFSKRYYLEPDPEKAIQVLKRKNKAHKYSAGSAMFYGGGEGMEGAILLSESAFSRLGGGISKVFSPSKSITNLVLKEDLSKMALTSDFLSMVSDPFFTKTKTIVVGPGLTSYPKGLEGWKLEPGKTLVLDAGAIPSNGTKPPIGDRVILTPHVGELNRMTGKIHNSVQEAFDTMIGYTKENQVYVLLKSFVSLLVCPDGTSYVWESPNPKLATMGTGDLLSGILARYFSLELNLSVPEVVLLALSFLDQSKQFEEPYPTANQILTSLVGTL; translated from the coding sequence ATGAAACAAATCCCTCTTTTTACGAACAAAGAATCAAAAACCTTAGATTCATTGGCGATTTCAGCTCTCGGGTTTTCAGAACAAACTCTCATGGGTATGGCTGCTTTATCAGTGTTTCATGCCAATGAAGACCTTTGGAAAACAGCCGAATCTATATGGATTGTTTGCGGAAGTGGAGGAAACGGTGGAGATGGTTATGCACTTGCTCACACTCTGTTCCAAGAAGGATATGATGTTAAAGTTTACCAAACTTCACCAAACAAAAATATTGCGGGAAAATTTTATGAATCACTTGTCAAATCTACCTTAGGTTCGATTAGCGATTTACAAAAATTCGAAACTGATTTGGAAGTTGGAGAGGCAGATTCTGTTCTACTTGTAGATGCACTCCTTGGAACAGGATTCCAATCCCCTATCACATCGGAGCTAAAATCCACAATTGAAGCCATCAACGATTCCGATGTTATTTTTTACAGACTCTCACTTGATACACCAAGTGGATGGGATCCTTATCACTTAGGCAATCAATCCAAAGAGAATCCAATATTTGTCTATTCCGATTCCATTGAGGAACTTGGTACTCGCAAATGGGAAAATGTTGGGTATATTTATGAAAAAGATAACCTCATCCCAAGGTATTACGAATCCATTGGGTTTCCCATCCGCACCCATTTAACGGACGCTAATTTTTCCAAACGTTATTACTTAGAACCAGATCCAGAAAAAGCAATCCAAGTCCTAAAACGAAAAAACAAAGCTCATAAATACAGTGCAGGGTCTGCTATGTTTTATGGAGGTGGAGAAGGCATGGAAGGTGCCATCTTACTTTCAGAATCTGCCTTTTCCAGGTTAGGTGGAGGAATTTCAAAAGTATTTTCACCTTCAAAATCCATCACAAACTTAGTTTTAAAAGAGGATTTGTCTAAGATGGCATTGACCTCTGATTTTTTGTCAATGGTGAGTGATCCTTTTTTTACCAAAACCAAAACAATCGTTGTTGGACCAGGACTCACTTCTTATCCAAAAGGCCTGGAAGGATGGAAATTGGAACCTGGTAAAACTTTGGTTTTGGATGCCGGTGCCATTCCAAGCAACGGAACCAAACCTCCAATAGGCGACAGAGTGATCCTCACTCCACATGTGGGGGAACTAAACCGCATGACGGGAAAAATTCACAACTCCGTGCAGGAAGCCTTTGATACAATGATTGGATACACAAAAGAAAACCAAGTGTATGTTCTCTTAAAGTCATTCGTAAGCCTTCTTGTTTGCCCCGATGGAACAAGTTACGTATGGGAATCTCCGAATCCGAAACTGGCTACGATGGGAACTGGAGACCTACTTTCAGGAATCCTCGCACGTTATTTTAGTTTGGAGTTGAATTTGTCTGTACCGGAAGTGGTTTTACTTGCTTTATCGTTTTTAGACCAATCCAAACAATTTGAGGAACCCTACCCTACTGCAAACCAAATCTTAACATCACTTGTGGGAACATTGTAA
- a CDS encoding DUF1398 domain-containing protein, with amino-acid sequence MSNLVTKLTEAQKYAMSIRPKVGGFPVLAEVLRQAGVIMNRWTLPSCQSIYQMQGGSVLQQGTPIVSGVHEIPVFQKVNLIKALRKDQNGESTFPEFLKETWEAGVVGYDVDFIGRKVVYSGVNGESYTEEYPEVHL; translated from the coding sequence ATGTCAAACCTAGTTACAAAACTTACGGAAGCGCAAAAGTATGCCATGTCCATCCGACCAAAGGTCGGTGGATTTCCTGTCCTTGCTGAAGTCTTAAGGCAAGCTGGTGTGATTATGAACCGATGGACCTTACCGTCTTGTCAGTCCATTTATCAGATGCAAGGTGGTTCTGTTCTCCAACAAGGAACTCCCATTGTATCTGGTGTTCATGAAATACCTGTTTTTCAAAAAGTAAATTTAATCAAGGCACTCCGCAAAGACCAAAATGGTGAAAGTACATTCCCTGAATTTTTAAAAGAAACTTGGGAAGCCGGTGTGGTCGGGTATGATGTTGATTTCATTGGAAGGAAAGTCGTTTATTCTGGTGTGAATGGTGAAAGTTATACTGAGGAGTACCCAGAAGTTCATTTATAA
- a CDS encoding MarR family winged helix-turn-helix transcriptional regulator, with protein sequence MQKGNFVEPSHLKSHLGYHLRVVSNAVSHSFAKRLNNLDVTVAEWVILREMYSHEKYTSPSVVAEITGLSRGAVSKLIDRLLHKGLVSRTEDTSDRRYQEIKLTKQGKTLVPKLAKIADENDEAFFSHLTPFEEKELRKILMKLTNLLNLNTNPIE encoded by the coding sequence ATGCAGAAAGGAAATTTTGTAGAACCAAGCCATCTCAAATCCCATTTAGGTTACCATTTACGAGTGGTTTCGAATGCAGTTTCACATTCTTTTGCCAAAAGACTAAACAATTTGGATGTAACCGTCGCGGAATGGGTGATCCTAAGGGAAATGTACTCTCATGAAAAATATACATCACCGAGTGTTGTTGCGGAGATCACGGGCCTCAGTCGAGGGGCAGTCTCCAAACTCATCGATCGACTCTTACACAAAGGACTTGTGAGTCGTACAGAAGATACAAGTGACCGTCGCTACCAGGAGATCAAACTCACTAAACAGGGAAAAACACTGGTTCCCAAACTTGCAAAAATAGCTGACGAAAATGATGAGGCCTTTTTTTCACATTTAACTCCTTTCGAAGAAAAGGAACTTCGAAAAATTTTGATGAAACTCACGAACTTACTCAATTTAAATACAAACCCAATCGAATGA
- a CDS encoding UDP-galactose-lipid carrier transferase, with protein MKQNLTKPRILNLNQLDLGLSLSRDEYQIQMKELKNKIRELTFLAKTKDTPVLIVFEGWDAAGKGGAIRRLTSEIDPRLFEVHNISAPNQEEIQHHYLWRFWNRIPKIGQIGIFDRSYYGRVLVERVEGFAKDSEWERAYEEIFLFEEQLQSFGTIIIKFWLHISSEEQLKRFEERKNDPLRRWKLTEEDWRNRDKWHLYEEAANEMFQKTDSPKAPWHLVPANDKYYARVMVLDVVKRRLEKELE; from the coding sequence ATGAAACAAAATCTTACAAAACCACGGATCTTAAATTTGAATCAATTGGATCTCGGTTTGTCACTTTCGCGTGATGAATACCAAATCCAAATGAAAGAATTAAAAAATAAAATTCGAGAATTAACCTTTTTGGCAAAAACGAAAGATACACCTGTGTTGATTGTTTTTGAGGGTTGGGATGCAGCAGGGAAAGGTGGTGCCATTCGTCGGTTAACCTCAGAAATTGATCCTCGTTTATTTGAAGTGCACAATATATCTGCTCCTAACCAAGAAGAAATCCAACACCATTACCTCTGGCGTTTTTGGAATCGAATTCCCAAAATTGGTCAAATTGGAATCTTCGATCGATCGTACTATGGGCGAGTCTTAGTGGAACGTGTAGAAGGTTTTGCTAAGGATTCTGAATGGGAAAGGGCTTACGAAGAAATTTTTTTATTTGAAGAACAACTACAGAGTTTTGGAACCATCATCATTAAGTTTTGGTTGCATATTAGTTCGGAAGAACAACTCAAACGATTTGAAGAAAGAAAAAATGATCCTCTCAGACGATGGAAATTAACAGAGGAAGATTGGCGTAACCGAGACAAGTGGCATTTGTATGAAGAAGCCGCAAATGAAATGTTCCAAAAAACAGACTCTCCAAAAGCTCCTTGGCACCTAGTACCTGCAAACGATAAATACTATGCACGGGTTATGGTTTTGGATGTTGTCAAAAGAAGATTGGAAAAAGAATTGGAATGA